The Anolis carolinensis isolate JA03-04 chromosome 2, rAnoCar3.1.pri, whole genome shotgun sequence genome has a window encoding:
- the LOC134296939 gene encoding gastrula zinc finger protein XlCGF17.1-like, producing MEEMNGIVASLVDNGEKSHVCTKYRKHLGHNWAFRRDQQAHREDGSSARERPDKCNVCGQCFTQNMALVLHKTLDVGKSHLKGKVSAKCVVKHKKFHMGQEPYRCQECGKCFAFSSALVRLKRHHTGEKPYQCQECGKCFAFSSNLMRHKRLHTGEKPYQCQECGKCFAFSSNLVSHKRLHTGEKPYKCQECGKCFADSSTLVKQKRVHTREKPYKCEECGKCFTTSSALVRHKRLHTGEKPYQCQECGKCFTASSDLVKHKRLHTGEKPYQCQECGKCFASSSALVKHKRLQTGEKPYQCQECWKCFASSSALVKHKRLQTGEKPYQCQECGKCFASSSALVKHKRLQTGEKPYKCHECGKCFTQSSSLNQHQRIHTG from the exons atggaggagatgaatgggattgtggcctctcttg tagataacggggagaagagccatgtatgcaccaagtacaggaagcatttgggacacaactgggcctttcgtcgagaccagcaagcccacagagaagatggaagttctgccagagaaaggcccgacaaatgcaatgtatgtgggcagtgttttacccaaaatatggcacttgtgcttcacaagacactcgatgttgggaaaagccatcttaaagggaaagtatctgcaaaatgtgtggtgaaaCACAAGAAATTTCACATGGGTCAGGAACCATacagatgccaagagtgtgggaagtgttttgctttcagttcagccttggtgaggctcaaaagacaccacacaggagagaagccataccagtgccaggagtgtgggaaatgttttgctttcagttcaaacttgatgaggcacaaaagactccacacaggagagaagccataccagtgccaggagtgtgggaaatgttttgctttcagttcaaacttggtgagccacaaaagactccacacaggagagaagccatacaaatgccaggagtgtgggaaatgttttgctgacagctCAACCTTGGTGAAACAGAAAAGAGTCCACacgagggagaagccatacaaatgtgaggagtgtgggaaatgttttactaccagttcagccttggtgaggcacaaaagactccacacaggagagaagccataccaatgccaggagtgtgggaaatgttttactgccagttcagacttggtgaaacacaaaagactccacacaggagagaagccataccaatgccaggagtgtgggaaatgttttgcttccagttcagccttggtgaaacacaaaagactccaaacaggagagaagccataccaatgccaggagtgttggaaatgttttgcttccagttcagccttggtgaaacacaaaagactccaaacaggagagaagccataccaatgccaggagtgtgggaaatgttttgcttccagttcagccttggtgaaacacaaaagactccaaacaggagagaagccatacaaatgccatgaatgtggaaaatgttttactcagagttCATCTCTTAACCAGCACCAGAGAATACATACAGGctaa